Proteins encoded by one window of bacterium:
- a CDS encoding CPBP family intramembrane metalloprotease, with the protein MKIGSARAGILGYLALLLPVTYALQLLVLWRGGLDGPLVARFAPLIMFLPGVTALAMLLRTGEGLRSIPWRIGRPRYLIAAAFIPALSAMLCVAIISSLKLGSSPHLQLVDGLVVLEKGRWVLGQGGQSVPRFALNLAATAVVFAVVNGVFAAGEEIGWRGYLQPRLVERLGPLGGIVILGLIWAHWHTPMILAGYNYAETPVLGALVLFPLELILASFLLAWLTIQSRSVWPAALAHGSTNAFHGHIVQGMELSGPRLGADLVTLSVALAVAVPAYLTIRRRRH; encoded by the coding sequence GTGAAGATCGGGAGCGCTCGGGCGGGCATTCTGGGCTACCTTGCGCTGCTTCTTCCGGTGACTTACGCGCTGCAGCTTCTAGTGCTGTGGCGGGGAGGCCTGGACGGACCGCTGGTCGCGAGGTTCGCGCCGCTCATCATGTTTCTGCCCGGCGTTACCGCCCTGGCCATGTTGCTCCGGACCGGCGAGGGTTTGCGCTCGATTCCTTGGCGCATTGGCCGCCCCCGCTACTTGATCGCCGCGGCCTTCATCCCGGCTCTGAGCGCGATGCTGTGTGTGGCGATCATCAGCTCGTTGAAACTCGGAAGCTCGCCGCACCTCCAGCTCGTCGACGGCTTGGTGGTGCTGGAGAAAGGGAGGTGGGTGCTCGGCCAAGGGGGCCAGTCGGTCCCTCGCTTCGCGCTCAACCTGGCCGCGACGGCGGTCGTTTTCGCCGTGGTCAACGGCGTCTTCGCCGCCGGTGAGGAGATCGGCTGGCGGGGCTATCTTCAGCCTCGGCTTGTCGAGCGCCTCGGCCCGCTTGGCGGGATCGTCATTCTCGGTCTCATCTGGGCGCACTGGCATACGCCGATGATCCTCGCCGGGTACAACTATGCCGAAACGCCGGTGCTCGGCGCTCTCGTGCTGTTTCCGCTAGAGCTCATCCTCGCTTCCTTTCTGCTGGCCTGGCTGACGATTCAAAGCCGCAGCGTCTGGCCCGCGGCGTTGGCCCACGGCAGCACCAACGCCTTCCACGGTCACATCGTCCAGGGGATGGAGCTCTCAGGGCCCAGACTGGGAGCTGATCTCGTCACTCTCTCGGTTGCGCTTGCGGTGGCCGTCCCGGCCTACCTCACGATCCGCCGCCGGCGTCATTGA
- a CDS encoding methyltransferase — protein sequence MSLSVHLRAFLKDPKGIAALTPTSAASVGRIASKAPSAEARLIVEFGPGSGVLTSALLDRLPPGARLLAIEANAEFAARLTARLRDPRLIVVHDSAVRVREILAELGLGPTDCVLSGIPFFWLSPESAHRIVANTEAALAPGGAFVTYQMFYLPRRRLRAHLERCFRSVRSELDLRNLPPQRIYEALK from the coding sequence ATGTCTCTGAGTGTTCACTTGCGAGCCTTCCTCAAGGATCCCAAGGGCATTGCAGCGCTGACCCCGACCTCTGCGGCCAGCGTCGGTCGCATCGCCTCGAAGGCACCGAGTGCCGAGGCGCGGCTGATCGTCGAGTTCGGTCCGGGAAGCGGAGTCCTGACGAGCGCGCTGCTCGACCGGCTGCCCCCCGGAGCGCGTCTCCTGGCGATCGAAGCGAACGCCGAGTTCGCGGCGCGACTGACCGCGAGGCTCCGAGATCCGCGACTCATCGTCGTTCACGACTCCGCCGTGCGAGTGCGAGAGATCCTCGCGGAACTGGGTCTCGGTCCGACCGATTGCGTTCTGTCGGGAATCCCCTTCTTCTGGCTCTCCCCGGAGTCGGCGCACAGGATTGTCGCCAACACCGAGGCAGCGCTCGCCCCTGGAGGCGCTTTTGTGACCTACCAGATGTTCTACCTGCCGCGTCGCCGCCTGCGGGCGCACCTCGAGCGCTGCTTTCGCTCCGTCCGCTCGGAGCTCGACCTTCGAAACCTGCCTCCGCAGAGAATCTACGAAGCGCTCAAGTAG